A genome region from Chitinophagales bacterium includes the following:
- a CDS encoding HTTM domain-containing protein translates to MPKPNSIKAFLQQPISIAPLVFLRVLFGGVMLASIIRFVANGWIESQYIQPDFFFKYYGFEWVTAPGEWGIYALFAFMGGSAIFIMLGFLYRYAALAFFLAFTYVELIDVSNYLNHYYFISIMALLLVFVPANRNFSLDVLINPKSKRSHIPRWIILIFQVQLGIVYFYAGLAKLNYDWLINAEPMRIWLPAKSDMFLIGPLFKELWVAYFFSWAGAIYDLSIVFFLSFSRTRPFAYLSVLFFHLMTAALFQIGMFPYIMILLTLIFFPPAFHERILARVKAIFKINTEEFIQPRLWQISTLKLNILGVLLIGHFAFQLLFPFRFALYPGNLFWTEEGYRFSWRVMLMEKAGTCFFYVTNPETGKSTEVEPNEYLSKNQEKMMATQPDMILQFAHYLKDIYREKGIENPEVRVKSYVRLNGNGSRLFIDPEVNLATIQDGFRHKNWILPFTNPQNFTAQKQ, encoded by the coding sequence TTTGCGCGTGCTTTTTGGTGGGGTGATGTTGGCAAGTATCATTCGCTTTGTGGCCAATGGCTGGATAGAATCGCAATATATTCAGCCCGATTTTTTCTTTAAATATTACGGTTTTGAATGGGTGACAGCACCCGGTGAATGGGGCATTTATGCCCTTTTTGCTTTTATGGGGGGTAGCGCCATTTTTATAATGCTGGGTTTTCTGTATCGCTATGCTGCGCTGGCGTTCTTCTTGGCCTTTACTTATGTTGAGCTGATTGATGTTTCCAATTACCTCAATCACTATTATTTCATCAGCATTATGGCGCTTCTGCTGGTTTTTGTTCCGGCCAATCGCAATTTCTCATTGGATGTGCTGATCAATCCCAAAAGCAAACGCAGCCACATTCCCCGCTGGATTATTTTGATTTTTCAGGTGCAGTTGGGCATTGTCTATTTTTATGCCGGGCTGGCAAAATTGAACTACGATTGGTTGATCAATGCCGAGCCCATGCGCATTTGGTTGCCTGCAAAATCTGATATGTTTTTGATTGGGCCATTGTTTAAGGAATTGTGGGTCGCCTATTTTTTCAGTTGGGCAGGTGCCATTTACGATCTCAGCATCGTGTTTTTTCTTTCCTTCAGCAGAACCCGGCCATTTGCCTATTTGTCCGTCTTGTTTTTTCATTTGATGACAGCGGCATTGTTCCAAATTGGCATGTTTCCCTACATCATGATTTTGCTCACATTGATCTTTTTTCCACCTGCATTTCACGAGCGAATATTGGCACGGGTTAAAGCTATTTTCAAAATAAATACTGAAGAATTCATCCAGCCCAGGCTTTGGCAAATAAGCACATTGAAACTAAATATTTTGGGCGTTTTATTGATTGGCCACTTTGCCTTTCAATTGCTTTTTCCATTTCGTTTTGCGCTATATCCGGGCAATTTGTTCTGGACAGAAGAAGGTTATCGCTTTTCCTGGCGGGTAATGCTAATGGAAAAAGCGGGCACTTGTTTTTTCTATGTTACAAATCCAGAAACCGGAAAATCCACTGAAGTTGAACCCAATGAATATTTGAGTAAAAACCAGGAGAAAATGATGGCCACACAGCCAGATATGATCTTGCAATTTGCCCATTATTTAAAAGATATTTATCGAGAAAAAGGAATAGAAAATCCCGAGGTAAGAGTGAAAAGTTATGTGCGCCTCAATGGAAATGGAAGCAGACTGTTCATTGATCCGGAAGTAAACCTTGCTACTATTCAAGATGGTTTTAGGCACAAAAACTGGATTTTACCATTTACAAATCCTCAAAATTTTACCGCCCAAAAGCAGTGA